The following are encoded together in the Streptomyces rapamycinicus NRRL 5491 genome:
- a CDS encoding DMT family transporter: protein MTAQDSATGGSAIAVSGAPAPGEEPAPGNDPAPGDPPAPRGGPDPGRGDAARAAPALPTPFALRTGTLLAALGVAAFSLTFPATAWALTGLGPWSVTTCRVVLAALIAGGALVALRVPVPDRRHWPGLLVVTAGVVVGFPLLTTLALQTSTTAHAAVVVGLLPLTTAAFSAVRTGVRPSRLFWAAALAGAAVVIAFAVQQSGGALTTGDLYLFGALLMCAAGYTEGGRLAGHMPGWQVIGWALVGCLPLSVPGAVLALSAEDVHLGGRAVAGLLWLAVGSQFVGMVVWYRGMAAIGVARASQLQLAQPLLTLVWSVLLLGETLTPAAPIAAVAVLVCIGVTQRARVSVGTVRASNPGRTGRSETVEGADRMPEAGDPIPEAVDRNHPPAGANQDNRP from the coding sequence ATGACAGCACAGGATAGCGCTACTGGCGGCAGTGCGATAGCGGTGAGCGGTGCCCCCGCCCCGGGTGAGGAGCCCGCCCCGGGGAATGACCCCGCTCCGGGTGATCCCCCCGCCCCGCGCGGCGGTCCCGACCCGGGCCGGGGCGACGCGGCGCGGGCGGCCCCGGCGCTCCCGACACCGTTCGCCCTCCGCACCGGCACCCTGCTCGCCGCGCTCGGCGTGGCCGCCTTCTCCCTCACCTTCCCCGCCACCGCCTGGGCGCTCACCGGCCTCGGCCCCTGGTCGGTGACCACCTGCCGGGTGGTGCTCGCGGCGCTGATCGCGGGCGGGGCGCTGGTCGCCCTGCGGGTTCCGGTCCCCGACCGCCGTCACTGGCCGGGACTGCTGGTGGTCACGGCCGGGGTCGTCGTGGGCTTCCCGCTGCTGACCACGCTCGCCCTTCAGACCTCCACCACCGCGCACGCGGCCGTGGTGGTCGGTCTGCTGCCGCTCACCACCGCCGCCTTCTCGGCCGTACGCACCGGAGTGCGGCCCTCACGGCTGTTCTGGGCGGCGGCACTGGCCGGGGCCGCGGTCGTGATCGCCTTCGCGGTGCAGCAGAGCGGCGGGGCGCTCACCACCGGCGATCTGTATCTGTTCGGCGCGCTGCTGATGTGCGCCGCGGGCTACACCGAGGGCGGCCGGCTGGCCGGTCATATGCCGGGCTGGCAGGTGATCGGCTGGGCGCTGGTGGGCTGTCTGCCGCTGTCGGTGCCGGGCGCGGTGCTCGCGCTGTCGGCCGAGGACGTCCACCTCGGCGGCCGCGCGGTGGCCGGGCTGCTGTGGCTGGCGGTGGGTTCGCAGTTCGTGGGCATGGTGGTCTGGTACCGGGGGATGGCCGCCATCGGGGTGGCCAGGGCCAGTCAGCTCCAACTGGCCCAGCCACTGCTCACCCTGGTGTGGTCGGTGCTGCTGCTCGGCGAGACGCTGACCCCCGCCGCCCCGATCGCCGCCGTCGCGGTGCTGGTGTGCATCGGGGTGACACAGCGGGCCCGGGTCTCGGTGGGGACGGTACGGGCTTCCAACCCCGGCCGGACGGGTCGGTCCGAAACCGTCGAAGGGGCCGACCGGATGCCCGAAGCGGGGGACCCGATCCCCGAAGCGGTGGACCGGAATCACCCCCCGGCCGGAGCAAACCAGGACAACCGGCCATAG
- a CDS encoding DUF1918 domain-containing protein, which translates to MEATVGDKLLVHGRVVGIHDRVAEIIEVLGDNGEPPYRVRYEDDGHECLFSPGPDSVVRHLAAGPGQR; encoded by the coding sequence ATGGAGGCGACCGTAGGCGACAAGCTGCTGGTGCACGGCAGGGTTGTCGGAATTCACGATCGTGTAGCGGAGATCATCGAAGTGCTCGGGGACAACGGGGAACCGCCCTACCGCGTGCGTTACGAGGACGACGGACACGAGTGCCTGTTCTCCCCCGGGCCCGACTCGGTCGTCCGCCACCTGGCCGCCGGACCCGGGCAGCGGTAG
- a CDS encoding glycoside hydrolase family 10 protein, with translation MGRVTRRSLTVAAAGALAATVTAGDALAEGRGDGHRPEFRGMWLATVANRDWPSKPGLPAERQRAELLSFLDTAVSRRLNAVVFQVRPTADALWPSPYEPWAECLTGVQGEDPGWDPLGTAVREAHRRGLELHAWFNPYRIANHTDPSRLIPTHPARVHPEWVVPYGGKLYYNPGLPEVRRFVQDAMLDAVARYDIDAVHWDDYFYPYPVAGQVFDDDAAYERYGAGFPDRAAWRRNNIDRLVYETAVRVKRLKRRVRFGISPFGVWRNEATDPLGSATTAGVQTYDDLYADTRGWVRRGWLDYVVPQVYWNIGFAAADYGVLVPWWSEAVRGTGVNLYIGEALYKAGDPAQPAPWQDPAELSRHLTLDRAFPQVRGNVYFSAKEVAADRNGAMARVVADHYPYRVRPPR, from the coding sequence ATGGGTCGGGTCACGCGCAGAAGTCTCACGGTGGCGGCCGCCGGAGCCCTGGCCGCCACCGTCACGGCGGGCGACGCGCTGGCGGAGGGGCGGGGCGATGGGCACCGGCCCGAGTTCCGCGGGATGTGGCTGGCCACCGTGGCCAACCGCGACTGGCCGTCCAAACCCGGCCTCCCCGCGGAGCGGCAGCGGGCCGAACTGCTGAGCTTCCTCGACACCGCCGTGAGCCGCCGGCTCAACGCGGTGGTCTTCCAGGTGCGGCCGACGGCGGACGCGCTGTGGCCCTCACCGTACGAGCCGTGGGCGGAATGCCTCACCGGCGTCCAGGGCGAGGACCCGGGCTGGGATCCGCTGGGCACCGCCGTGCGCGAGGCGCACCGGCGCGGTCTGGAACTGCACGCCTGGTTCAACCCGTACCGGATCGCCAACCACACCGACCCCTCACGGCTGATCCCCACCCATCCGGCCCGGGTGCACCCCGAGTGGGTCGTGCCGTACGGCGGGAAGCTCTACTACAACCCCGGGCTGCCCGAGGTCCGCCGCTTCGTCCAGGACGCCATGCTGGACGCGGTCGCGCGCTATGACATCGACGCCGTCCACTGGGACGACTACTTCTACCCGTATCCGGTGGCCGGTCAGGTCTTCGACGACGACGCGGCGTACGAGCGCTACGGCGCGGGCTTCCCGGACCGCGCGGCCTGGCGGCGGAACAACATCGACCGCCTGGTGTACGAGACGGCCGTGCGCGTAAAACGTCTCAAGCGGCGGGTGCGGTTCGGGATCAGCCCCTTCGGCGTCTGGCGCAACGAGGCCACCGACCCGCTCGGCTCCGCCACCACGGCGGGGGTGCAGACCTACGACGACCTCTACGCGGACACCCGTGGCTGGGTGCGGCGGGGCTGGCTGGATTACGTCGTCCCGCAGGTCTACTGGAACATCGGCTTCGCCGCCGCCGACTACGGCGTACTCGTCCCCTGGTGGTCGGAGGCGGTCCGGGGCACCGGGGTGAACCTCTACATCGGCGAGGCGCTCTACAAGGCGGGCGACCCGGCGCAGCCCGCCCCCTGGCAGGACCCGGCGGAGCTGTCCCGGCACCTCACCCTCGACCGGGCCTTTCCCCAGGTGCGCGGCAATGTGTACTTCTCGGCGAAGGAAGTGGCCGCCGACCGCAACGGCGCCATGGCGCGCGTGGTCGCCGACCACTATCCGTATCGCGTCCGTCCGCCCCGCTGA
- a CDS encoding xyloglucanase, with protein MRSNGRRPVGALMAALALVGGLLTAAASPAAARPEAAPARGTAQADAYTWKNVRVDGGGFVPGIVFNRKEKNLAYARTDIGGAYRWDQSGKRWVPLLDSLDWDHWGWTGVVSLASDSVDPNKVYVAAGTYTNSWDPGNGAILRSSNRGASWQSTTLPFKLGGNMPGRGMGERLAVDPNRNSVLYLGAPSGNGLWRSTDSGMTWSKVTSFPNPGTYVQDASDTSGYLSDNQGVVWVTFDERTGSSGSATKTIYVGVADKDNTVYRSTDAGVTWSRVAGQPTGYLSHKGVLDAKDGYLYLTTSDKGGPYDGEKGQVWRYTTATGEWKNISPMADADTYFGYSGLTVDRQKPGTLMVTGYSSWWPDTQIFRSTDSGATWTRAWDFTSYPNRSLRYTQDVSSVPWLTFGTNPTPPEVTPKLGWMTEALEIDPFDSNRMMYGTGATVYGTENLGNWDTGGKIAITPMIRGLEETAVNDLASPPTGAPLLSALGDIGGFRHTDLDAVPARMYTSPTFTTTTSLDYAETNPNTVVRVGNNDSAPRIAFSTDNGANWFQGSEPSGVTGGGTVAAAADGSGFVWAPEGSSAVYHTTGFGNSWSVSSGIPAGAVVESDRKNPKKFYGFKAGTFYVSTDGGATFTARASSGLPADGPARFKALPGAEGDIWLAGGSTGGAYGLWHSTDSGATFTKLSGVQQADTIGFGKAAPGASYQTLYTSAKIGGVRGVFRSTDAGASWTRINDDAHQWGWTGASITGDPRVYGRVYVATNGRGILRGDIS; from the coding sequence GTGCGCAGCAACGGCAGAAGACCGGTCGGCGCGCTCATGGCCGCGCTGGCACTCGTCGGCGGCTTACTCACCGCGGCGGCCTCCCCCGCCGCGGCCCGCCCCGAAGCCGCCCCCGCCCGGGGCACCGCCCAGGCCGACGCCTACACCTGGAAGAACGTCCGGGTGGACGGCGGCGGCTTCGTCCCCGGCATCGTCTTCAACCGCAAGGAGAAGAACCTCGCCTACGCCCGCACCGACATCGGCGGGGCGTACCGCTGGGACCAGTCCGGCAAGCGGTGGGTGCCGCTGCTGGATTCGCTGGACTGGGACCACTGGGGCTGGACCGGGGTGGTGAGCCTGGCCAGCGACTCGGTGGATCCCAACAAGGTGTACGTGGCCGCCGGTACGTACACCAACAGCTGGGACCCGGGCAACGGCGCGATCCTGCGCTCGTCCAACCGGGGCGCCAGCTGGCAGTCCACCACCCTCCCCTTCAAGCTGGGCGGCAACATGCCCGGCCGCGGCATGGGTGAGCGGCTGGCGGTCGACCCCAACCGGAACAGCGTGCTCTACCTCGGCGCGCCGAGCGGCAACGGGCTGTGGCGCTCGACCGACTCCGGTATGACCTGGTCGAAGGTGACGTCCTTCCCCAACCCCGGCACATACGTCCAGGACGCGAGCGACACCAGCGGCTATCTGAGCGACAACCAGGGCGTGGTGTGGGTGACCTTCGACGAGCGCACCGGCTCCTCAGGAAGCGCCACGAAGACCATCTACGTGGGCGTGGCCGACAAGGACAACACGGTCTACCGCTCGACGGACGCGGGCGTCACCTGGTCGCGGGTGGCCGGGCAGCCCACCGGCTATCTCTCCCACAAGGGCGTCCTGGACGCCAAGGACGGCTATCTGTACCTGACCACCAGCGACAAGGGCGGCCCGTACGACGGGGAGAAGGGCCAGGTGTGGCGGTACACCACGGCCACCGGGGAGTGGAAGAACATCAGCCCCATGGCGGACGCCGACACCTACTTCGGCTACAGCGGGCTCACGGTGGACCGCCAGAAGCCGGGCACGCTGATGGTGACCGGCTACAGCTCCTGGTGGCCGGACACCCAGATCTTCCGCTCCACCGACTCCGGTGCCACCTGGACCCGGGCCTGGGACTTCACCAGCTATCCGAACCGGTCCCTCCGCTACACCCAGGACGTCTCGTCCGTCCCCTGGCTGACCTTCGGCACCAACCCCACCCCGCCCGAGGTCACCCCGAAGCTGGGCTGGATGACCGAGGCGCTGGAGATCGACCCGTTCGACTCCAACCGGATGATGTACGGCACGGGGGCGACGGTCTACGGCACGGAGAACCTCGGAAACTGGGACACGGGCGGCAAAATCGCCATCACGCCGATGATCAGGGGCCTGGAGGAGACGGCGGTCAACGATCTGGCCAGCCCGCCCACCGGCGCCCCGCTGCTCAGCGCGCTCGGTGACATCGGGGGCTTCCGCCACACCGATCTCGACGCGGTGCCCGCGAGGATGTACACCTCGCCCACGTTCACCACGACCACCAGTCTGGACTACGCCGAGACCAACCCGAACACCGTGGTCCGGGTGGGCAACAACGACTCCGCGCCGCGGATCGCCTTCTCGACCGACAACGGCGCCAACTGGTTCCAGGGCAGCGAGCCGTCCGGGGTCACCGGCGGCGGCACGGTGGCCGCGGCGGCCGACGGCAGCGGCTTCGTCTGGGCCCCGGAGGGCTCCTCGGCCGTCTACCACACCACCGGTTTCGGCAACTCGTGGTCGGTGTCGAGCGGCATCCCGGCCGGGGCGGTCGTGGAGTCCGACCGCAAGAACCCGAAGAAGTTCTACGGCTTCAAGGCGGGCACCTTCTACGTCTCCACCGACGGCGGCGCCACCTTCACCGCCAGGGCCTCCTCCGGACTGCCGGCCGACGGCCCGGCGCGGTTCAAGGCGCTGCCGGGCGCCGAGGGCGACATCTGGCTCGCGGGCGGCAGCACCGGCGGGGCGTACGGGCTGTGGCACTCCACGGACTCCGGCGCGACCTTCACCAAGCTGAGCGGCGTCCAGCAGGCGGACACCATCGGCTTCGGCAAGGCGGCGCCGGGCGCTTCGTACCAGACGCTCTACACCAGCGCGAAGATCGGTGGCGTACGCGGCGTCTTCCGCTCCACCGACGCCGGGGCGAGCTGGACCCGGATCAACGACGACGCCCACCAGTGGGGCTGGACGGGCGCCTCCATCACCGGCGACCCACGGGTCTACGGACGGGTGTACGTGGCCACCAACGGGCGCGGCATCCTGCGCGGCGACATCTCCTGA
- a CDS encoding 3-hydroxybutyryl-CoA dehydrogenase: MTDIERVGVVGCGQMGAGIAEVCARSGLDVMVAETTGEALEIGRTRLTNSLGKAAERGKITEEQRDATLDRLSFTTDLGEFSDRDLVIEAVVENEQIKTEIFQVLDQVVTRPDAILASNTSSIPLVKLAVATSRPDQVIGIHFFNPAPVQSLVELIPALTTGDETIKRSEALVGDILGKHAIRAQDRAGFVVNALLIPYLLSAIRMFESGIASREDIDNGMELGCAHPMGPLKLSDLIGLDTIVAIADSMYEEYKEPLYAAPPLLLRMVDAGRMGRKTGSGFYSY; the protein is encoded by the coding sequence GTGACCGACATCGAACGCGTCGGAGTGGTGGGCTGTGGCCAGATGGGTGCGGGCATCGCGGAGGTGTGCGCCCGATCCGGCCTGGACGTCATGGTCGCGGAGACCACCGGCGAGGCCTTGGAGATAGGGCGTACCCGGCTGACCAACTCCCTCGGCAAGGCCGCGGAGCGCGGCAAGATCACCGAGGAGCAGCGCGACGCGACGCTGGACCGGCTGAGCTTCACCACCGATCTGGGGGAATTCTCCGACCGCGATCTGGTGATCGAGGCGGTCGTCGAGAACGAGCAGATCAAGACGGAGATCTTCCAGGTCCTCGACCAGGTGGTGACCCGCCCGGACGCGATCCTGGCCTCCAACACCTCCTCCATCCCGCTGGTCAAGCTGGCCGTCGCCACCTCCCGGCCGGACCAGGTGATCGGCATCCACTTCTTCAACCCGGCGCCGGTGCAGTCGCTGGTGGAGCTGATCCCGGCGCTCACCACCGGTGACGAGACCATCAAGCGCTCCGAGGCGCTGGTCGGCGACATCCTGGGCAAACACGCCATCCGCGCCCAGGACCGCGCGGGGTTCGTGGTGAACGCGCTGCTCATTCCGTATCTGCTGTCCGCCATCCGGATGTTCGAGTCCGGGATCGCCAGCCGCGAGGACATCGACAACGGCATGGAGCTGGGCTGCGCCCATCCGATGGGCCCGCTGAAGCTGTCCGACCTGATCGGCCTGGACACCATCGTGGCGATCGCCGACTCGATGTACGAGGAGTACAAGGAGCCGCTGTACGCCGCTCCCCCGCTGCTGCTGCGGATGGTGGACGCGGGCCGCATGGGCCGCAAGACGGGCTCGGGCTTCTACTCGTACTGA